In Thermodesulfobacteriota bacterium, a single window of DNA contains:
- a CDS encoding response regulator has product LAGAAGDEGSPFRLALVDVDLPDGTGLALARELASGGLGPVPAIVLTAPFSSRGVALKAQYEDGWGFLLRPVKERELAELVETMVGGRALPAAQRPAAAAPPAPAALRGRVLVAEDNEVNQMVLIRLLVERLGLRTDVVGSGFAAVEEALAGPYDLVLMDWQMPGMDGVEATREIRRREVPGRRVPIVGLTAHALAEHREQCLAAGMDDFLSKPVEYEALARVVARWAEAGAARRREPTSGAFERVALRLDEFVGRLGTESAWRIVDLFLQQVPENLASLRAALKRGGAEEVAREAHKLRGTCCHLGTERAMDFAGRVERRAERGDVPGAADAADDLEEELEGLAAFLDARRPPGRH; this is encoded by the coding sequence GCTCGCAGGAGCCGCCGGGGACGAGGGCAGTCCCTTCCGGCTGGCGCTGGTGGACGTGGACCTGCCCGACGGCACCGGGCTCGCCCTGGCCCGGGAGCTCGCGTCCGGCGGGCTGGGGCCGGTCCCGGCCATTGTCCTCACGGCGCCCTTCTCCTCCCGGGGGGTCGCCCTCAAGGCGCAGTACGAGGACGGGTGGGGCTTTCTGCTGCGGCCCGTCAAGGAGCGCGAGCTCGCCGAGCTGGTGGAGACGATGGTGGGCGGGCGCGCCCTACCGGCGGCGCAACGACCCGCCGCGGCCGCCCCGCCCGCGCCGGCCGCGCTCCGGGGCAGAGTGCTCGTGGCCGAGGACAATGAGGTGAACCAGATGGTGCTGATCCGCCTGCTGGTGGAGCGTCTGGGGCTCCGCACCGACGTGGTGGGCAGTGGCTTCGCGGCCGTGGAGGAGGCGCTCGCGGGCCCCTACGACCTGGTGCTCATGGATTGGCAGATGCCGGGCATGGATGGCGTCGAGGCGACCCGGGAGATCCGCCGTCGGGAGGTCCCCGGCCGCCGCGTGCCCATCGTGGGCCTCACCGCCCATGCCCTGGCGGAGCACCGGGAGCAGTGCCTCGCGGCGGGCATGGACGACTTCTTGAGCAAGCCCGTGGAGTACGAGGCGCTGGCCCGAGTGGTGGCCCGGTGGGCCGAAGCCGGCGCGGCACGAAGGCGGGAGCCGACCTCCGGTGCCTTCGAACGGGTGGCCCTGCGCCTGGACGAGTTCGTGGGGCGGCTCGGAACCGAAAGCGCCTGGAGAATCGTCGACCTCTTCCTGCAGCAGGTCCCGGAGAATCTCGCGTCCCTGCGCGCCGCTCTGAAGCGGGGCGGCGCCGAAGAGGTGGCCCGAGAAGCCCACAAGCTGCGCGGCACCTGCTGCCACCTGGGTACCGAACGGGCGATGGACTTCGCCGGCCGCGTGGAGCGCCGGGCCGAGAGAGGGGACGTCCCGGGGGCGGCGGACGCAGCCGACGACCTGGAGGAGGAGCTGGAGGGCCTCGCCGCCTTCCTCGATGCGCGCAGGCCGCCGGGGAGGCACTAG
- a CDS encoding HAMP domain-containing sensor histidine kinase gives MAEGRILVVEDDLVTAEVVRRCLEGESYTVEVVGDGLAASRALAAERPDLIILDLMLPNLDGWELCAMIRTLPDPVLSSVPIVMLTSRSTAEDRVRGLRAGADDYITKPFTLEELVLKIQRLLDPRRRPPATAGPRDAGAPQRELEDVYDLLHHELKNHLIAISGFARRVDLQAETISRHTLKRYVGFIRKSADHLSGFVEDVLHFRKLQEGRLDLEPEPVSLQETVEDVLSLHAGLARDKHIALRNEVGRDVPPVRFDPGAAKICLSNLMENAIKYTPQGGTVSARAGLAGDGRVALEVQDTGPGVPPDEREKIFAKFYRGRRTERSTKGTGLGLYVVRSLARSLDADVTLEPGEGGGSRFRLVFRPAAAKADPAPT, from the coding sequence GTGGCAGAGGGCAGAATACTGGTCGTAGAGGACGACCTCGTCACGGCAGAGGTGGTCCGGCGTTGTCTGGAAGGGGAGAGCTACACCGTGGAGGTCGTCGGCGACGGCCTCGCCGCCTCCCGGGCGCTGGCTGCCGAGCGGCCGGATCTCATCATCCTCGACCTGATGCTCCCGAACCTCGACGGCTGGGAGCTCTGCGCCATGATCCGCACCCTGCCCGACCCCGTGCTCTCCTCCGTGCCCATCGTGATGCTCACGTCCCGGAGCACGGCCGAGGATCGCGTACGGGGCCTCCGAGCCGGGGCGGACGACTACATCACCAAGCCCTTCACCCTCGAAGAGCTCGTGCTCAAGATCCAGCGACTGCTCGACCCGCGGCGGCGCCCCCCGGCGACCGCCGGCCCGCGCGACGCGGGAGCGCCCCAGCGGGAACTCGAGGACGTCTACGACCTGCTGCACCACGAGCTCAAGAACCACCTCATCGCCATCTCGGGGTTCGCCCGCCGGGTCGACCTCCAGGCGGAGACCATCTCCCGACACACCCTGAAGCGTTACGTGGGCTTCATCCGCAAGAGCGCCGACCACCTGAGCGGGTTCGTGGAGGACGTGCTGCACTTTCGCAAGCTCCAGGAGGGCCGTCTCGACCTGGAACCCGAGCCGGTGTCCCTGCAGGAAACCGTGGAGGACGTGCTCTCCCTGCACGCGGGCCTGGCCCGGGACAAGCACATCGCGCTGCGCAACGAGGTCGGGCGGGACGTTCCTCCCGTGCGCTTCGACCCGGGCGCGGCGAAGATCTGCTTGTCCAACCTGATGGAGAATGCGATCAAGTATACGCCGCAGGGGGGCACGGTGAGCGCACGCGCCGGGCTGGCCGGCGACGGTCGCGTGGCCCTGGAGGTGCAGGACACCGGCCCCGGGGTCCCGCCCGACGAGCGGGAGAAGATCTTTGCCAAGTTCTACCGGGGGCGGCGCACGGAACGGTCGACCAAGGGGACCGGCCTCGGCCTCTACGTGGTCCGCAGCCTGGCCCGGAGCCTGGACGCCGACGTGACGCTGGAGCCCGGGGAGGGGGGCGGTAGCCGCTTTCGCCTGGTGTTTCGCCCGGCGGCGGCAAAGGCCGACCCGGCCCCGACCTGA
- a CDS encoding response regulator: protein MIADDQRLLRHTFRHILAADPELQVAGCAADGAEALRLCLEHHPDVALLDISMPGLDGLEAAPGTLWGRGSSMSQRVDRRRAGTTAPVHFGPFGLRNEPNGRRGRGGGKRTWPRSTL from the coding sequence GTGATCGCGGATGACCAGCGCCTGCTCCGCCACACCTTCCGGCACATCCTCGCCGCGGACCCGGAGCTCCAGGTGGCGGGATGCGCCGCCGACGGCGCCGAGGCTCTGCGCCTGTGCCTGGAGCACCACCCGGACGTGGCGCTCCTGGACATCTCCATGCCCGGGCTCGACGGGCTGGAGGCGGCTCCCGGGACGCTCTGGGGACGAGGAAGCAGCATGTCCCAGAGGGTAGATCGTCGGCGCGCCGGGACAACGGCGCCCGTGCACTTTGGACCGTTCGGATTGCGAAACGAACCGAATGGTCGAAGGGGGCGCGGGGGCGGCAAGCGCACCTGGCCAAGGTCGACGTTGTAG